One genomic region from Cucumis melo cultivar AY chromosome 9, USDA_Cmelo_AY_1.0, whole genome shotgun sequence encodes:
- the LOC103503411 gene encoding lectin-like, translating into MAGQSTHYVAYPRAASITWSDDTRYWSWAPMDFCGYPIEEARLLQVSWLDCRWSMDSSSFKQDLWYNASIEVMMANTASGWDIPLNLEIDMPDGSKQESQIVLAGKQPNVWFKIPLGKFIISGSVTSGRIRFGCYNHGGHWKRGLIVRALLIQA; encoded by the exons ATGGCAGGCCAAAGCACACACTATGTGGCATATCCAAGAGCTGCCTCAATAACATGGAGTGATGACACTCGATACTGGAGTTGGGCCCCCATGGATTTTTGCGG CTACCCAATTGAAGAAGCCCGACTTTTGCAAGTATCTTGGCTCGATTGTCGTTGGAGCATGGATTCATCTAGTTTCAAACAAGATCTTTGGTACAATGCAAGCATTGAAGTAATGATGGCAAACACCGCGTCTGGATGGGATATTCCACTTAACCTTGAAATCGATATGCCAGATGGGAGTAAGCAAGAGTCTCAAATAGTATTGGCGGGCAAACAACCAAATGTGTGGTTCAAGATTCCATTAGGTAAATTCATAATAAGTGGTTCTGTGACTAGTGGGAGAATTCGATTTGGCTGCTACAACCATGGAGGGCATTGGAAAAGAGGGTTAATCGTGAGAGCTCTTCTCATTCAAGCATAA